The Thermodesulfobacteriota bacterium genome includes the window CGCTGGGCGGTGATCACAGTTGCAGGGGCAGCCCCCCGTGGCTGCCCCTACATCCCGGTGTATGGTCGCGATGGCATGGCGGGACGAACATCCCGGTACATGGTCGCGGTGGCATGACGGGATGAGCATCCCGGAATGCGAGTGCCATGAGGAAGACCGCATGCTGGATTTCGCCCGCTTGACCCAGGAGGTCGCGAAGGCCCGGCTGGTCACGGCCCAGGGTCGGGTGCGGCAGGTGATCGGCATGGTCATCGAGAGCCAGGGGCCGGGCATTGCGGTCGGCTCCCTGTGCGAGGTGACCGCCGGCCGGGGCCGGGCGCCGATCCTGGCCGAGGTGGTGGGCTTTCGGCACGGCTCGGTGCTGCTCATGCCTCTGGGCGAGATGCGGGGGGTGGAGCCGGGCAGCCTTGTGCGGCTGGTGGCGGAGCAGGCCCTGGCGCCGGTCGGCAAGAGCCTCCTGGGCCGGGTCATGGATGGCCTGGGCCAGCCCCTGGATGACGGCGGCCCCCTGGTGGTGGACGACTGGCGGCCCCTCTATGCCGAGCCCCAGAACCCCATGGCCCGGGAGCGGATCAAGGAGCCGGTGGATGTGGGGGTGCGGGTCCTGAACGGCCTTCTGACCCTGGGCAAGGGCCAGCGGATCGGCATCATGGCCGGCTCCGGGGTGGGCAAGAGCACCCTTCTCGGCATGATCGCTCGCCACACCGCAGCCGATGTCAGCGTCATCGCCCTCATCGGCGAGCGGGGCCGGGAGCTCAGAGAGTTCATCGAGCGGGACCTGGGCAAGGCGGGCCTGGCCCGCAGTGTGGTGGTGGTGGCCACCTCGGACCAGCCGCCGCTGGTGCGCCTCAGGGGGGCGTATCTCGCCACCGCCATCGCCGAGCTCTTCCGGGACCAGGGCCGGGACGTCATCCTGATGATGGACTCGGTGACCCGCTTTGCCATGTCCAGCCGGGAGGTGGGGCTGGCCATCGGCGAGCCGCCCACCGCCCGGGGCTACACCCCGTCGGTGTTCGCCCAGCTGCCCCGGCTCCTGGAACGGGCGGGCACCCGGCAGGGCAAGGGCAGCATCACCGGCATCTACACAGTGCTGGTGGAAGGGGACGACATGAACGAGCCCATCGCCGATGCCGTGCGCTCCATCGTCGACGGCCATGTGGTTCTCACCCGGGAGCTGGCCAGCCAGGGCCACTACCCGGCCATCGACGTCCTGGCCAGCGTCAGCCGCTGCATGAGCGACATTGTGCCCAAAAAGCAGCGGGAGTCGGCGATCCGCCTCCTGGACACCCTTGCCACCTACCGCCGCTCCGAGGACCTCATCAACATCGGCGCCTATGTCAAGGGCTCCAGCCAGCGGATCGACCAGGCCATCGCCATGATCGACAAGATCAACCGCTATCTGCGCCAGCCGGTGGAGGA containing:
- a CDS encoding FliI/YscN family ATPase, with translation MLDFARLTQEVAKARLVTAQGRVRQVIGMVIESQGPGIAVGSLCEVTAGRGRAPILAEVVGFRHGSVLLMPLGEMRGVEPGSLVRLVAEQALAPVGKSLLGRVMDGLGQPLDDGGPLVVDDWRPLYAEPQNPMARERIKEPVDVGVRVLNGLLTLGKGQRIGIMAGSGVGKSTLLGMIARHTAADVSVIALIGERGRELREFIERDLGKAGLARSVVVVATSDQPPLVRLRGAYLATAIAELFRDQGRDVILMMDSVTRFAMSSREVGLAIGEPPTARGYTPSVFAQLPRLLERAGTRQGKGSITGIYTVLVEGDDMNEPIADAVRSIVDGHVVLTRELASQGHYPAIDVLASVSRCMSDIVPKKQRESAIRLLDTLATYRRSEDLINIGAYVKGSSQRIDQAIAMIDKINRYLRQPVEERVTFADAVTSLAKLVG